One region of Ascaphus truei isolate aAscTru1 chromosome 13, aAscTru1.hap1, whole genome shotgun sequence genomic DNA includes:
- the LOC142464570 gene encoding olfactory receptor 11A1-like, which produces MDKHNQSTVTEFLLLGMTGSPFGVRIFLFVLFLVTYIITLIGNLLIIVLISTISQLHSPMYLFLRNLSVCEILLTTVIVPLLLRVLLAEKSLISVSGCFFQYYVMCSTVATECFLLSVMSYDRYLAICNPLHYAALMNHKLCHLLGFLCWLAAYVIAVMTNVPICTLQFCGPNIMDHFFCDMTPLLDLSCSDTKAAKITVRVFSAPLLFCPFALIFSTYMCIILTILRMPSATSRQKAFSTCSSHLAIVAMYYGTLVIVYVVPSKGYSFNANKFLSLLYSVVTPFLNPIIYSLRNQEIRVALKKMLSHVISHIKVKIKKVNMMKMMMVGQNVRVQARFFSSKKRQVLGPGDVQEVSFRVGLTEKLVAECCYVSGCRSYRIPQGCTQESVLHYLFDPLVF; this is translated from the exons ATGGACAAGCACAACCAGAGCACAGTCACAGAATTCCTTCTTCTAGGGATGACCGGGAGTCCATTCGGAGTCAGGATCTTTCTCTTTGTACTTTTCCTGGTGACTTACATTATCACATTAATTGGGAACCTTCTTATCATTGTATTGATTTCAACCATTAGCCAACTCCATTCACCGATGTACCTATTCCTGAGGAATTTATCTGTGTGTGAAATATTGCTAACCACAGTAATTGTCCCTCTTTTGCTACGTGTCTTGTTAGCTGAGAAGAGCCTTATATCCGTCAGTGGCTGTTTCTTTCAGTATTATGTAATGTGTTCTACAGTAGCTACAGAATGCTTCCTTCTTTCAGTGATGTCTTATGACCGTTATCTGGCTATCTGCAACCCATTGCATTACGCCGCTCTCATGAACCACAAGCTCTGCCATCTGCTGGGGTTCTTGTGTTGGTTGGCTGCTTACGTGATTGCAGTAATGACAAATGTCCCAATCTGCACATTGCAGTTCTGTGGCCCCAATATCATGGACCATTTCTTCTGTGATATGACCCCTCTATTGGATCTTTCCTGCTCAGACACAAAAGCTGCGAAGATAACTGTTCGTGTGTTTTCTGCTCCTCTACTTTTCTGCCCATTTGCACTCATCTTTTCCACTTACATGTGCATCATCTTGACCATCCTCAGGATGCCCTCAGCCACAAGCAGacagaaagccttctccacctgcagCTCCCACCTTGCTATTGTAGCCATGTACTATGGGACACTTGTTATTGTGTATGTGGTACCATCCAAAGGCTACTCATTTAATGCCAACAAGTTCTTGTCTCTGCTCTACAGTGTGGTGACTCCATTTCTAAACCCCATTATCTACAGTCTGAGGAACCAGGAGATCAGGGTGGCCCTAAAGaaaatgttat CACACGTCATCTCCCACATTAAGGTAAAGATCAAGAAAGTTAATATGATGAAAATGATGATG GTTGGACAGAATGTTAGAGTTCAAGCCAGATTCTTCTCTTCCAAGAAAAGAC aggtgctgggaccaggagatgttCAGGAGGtcagtttcagggtgggtttgactGAGAAACTGGTTGCAGAATGTTGCTATGTATCGGGGTGCCGGAGTTACAGGATTCCCCAAgggtgtacccaggaatcag TGCTTCACTACCTGTTCGACCCCCTGGTATTTTAG